CTGTGTTGAAGGGTGAGAAGCCACGCCCTCAACGGCCCGCCGCGGCCACACAACACCCGCGAAAACAAAGCCTCAtgcctactattactactactactactactactactactactactttttctactaCATGCTTAAGTCCCACTGATGACACCTGGCTAACGCACACTACTAATCTAGGAGGACTATACATTCATGTCCTCGTCAAAACCTGCCACACACGTTCTCTTTAATCTGTAACTTTTTAGcactttatttgtcttttcttttgtcatatttctgtggtttatgaagaaaaattgtccttttcactgCCAAAGAAATGTTCCTTTAACAagtataacttttttttgtcatttttcctttctttctttgtttctttatttttgttgttttgtgtttttgtaaaaaagaaaagtcaccAAGATACAAGATAAACCTTCGattctctgtctcctctccctGCAAACAGTGTCTTGAGTGACACGACAGGGCATAACACTGCATACCTACTCACATGTATgtactacatatatatatatatatatatatatatatatatatatatatatatatatatatatatatatatatatatatatatatactcatctGAAGAGGGAAAAGcgatgcacacacgcacacacacacacacacgcacacacacacacacacacacacacacacacacacacacacacacacacattctctctctctctctctctctctctctctctctctctaggccatTTTACAAATATCAGTCTAATTGAGCTACGTTCTTAAGTGTTATTCAATTGGAATCAATTAGTATATGAATGATAATTCTCCTGCACCAGCCATGAAGTAGGTAATGTTTTTGTTCTAAAGAATAAGTAACTTTAGCCTTGGTCGAGAATCACTAGAGTAAAGCCCCTGTTCAGCctaggggaaaaaaatacgtCCAAAGTTTCAGAACATGGTCTTGTCATGTTCCACCTCACCATGGCTTGGAATTCCCTAAGCACACTACTGAGGTCACCAATATCAATAATTACTCATGTTAGTGCGTGGTGTGGCAGGCAGCATCATGTCCTACCACCACTTGCCTTCACAACCTCTCACACCAATCCACAGGAAACAAATGAACGTGAGTACATGCTCACCTGATATCTGCAACAATCCTACCCCATCTGACGCCAGCGTGACAAGAGGAACACTGGCTGCCAAGGCGTCCTTACTCAAGTGCCACTTTATCGCTTTATCtaataaccaaaacaaaaactTTATTGAGGACTGATGAGATTCATGAGGGCCACTGTTGCTTCACATCTATTCTCGTCACACACAACAAGGCTTGAAGTGGTGTGTTGAGGACCACGAGACACCCACAGCTCCAGACACATGCCACCCTCCTCTGCGCAGCGGTCCGTTAAGGTCGTACTAATTAGGTGCTTTCTCACATGCGATGCATTTCTTTGTGGTGCTCTCCATGGTCGTAGCCATGGCCCAGGCAAGCAGCGCGCCTCCCCCCGCTGAGGAGTACAGCTGTTCAGGCCTCAAGGACGATCGCTCCCTTTTATCCAGTCTACTAACGGTCACAGGTTACAGTGACAGTTGTGTGGCCGCCGCCCTGGACTTCTGTAGCACTGGACAAGAGGACAGCCATTATGTGTCCCTCATGGAGGTAAGAATCAGGTCACCCTGTTTATCTCATCTTGGGCTAGATTGCTCTCAATGGGGAAggtatcattactattattattattacaaataaAATCTTTCCTATTCGTCAAGGTGTGCTTGCATCAGTGTTTGTTTGACCACATGTGATTGTGTGTGCtcattaacccgtacagcgtcagagacgtacgagatacgtcggctactctgaatgaaccgggcgtcagagacgtatgagattcgtcggcgagcttcctcgtgttttcggaggtattgcgtcctcaaaacctaccattatactgccatcatgcactgtagacattgctcatgctgcctcctcgtccctgctaacatgaatgcttcctttatttattcattacatatctgaactttagcacTTTCTGCTGCCTTTAGCtcggtgtagcgggaaactgacgcctcaactccgctaatatgaacgcagcgtagtttccattacttactcttaccatttcagatatttttggtaactgttatattgtggtagtgaaaactttgtacgacataaataataattttccaatcgctttgttataaggaaaaacaagtacatattactcggaaaatatttgcaccgcgaaaggcaacactccctcgcgatatctcgtgtctattttagCCATaagcactcccaaacagcaaaacatgacatgttgttttctttcaactcaggaacgatattatgcatgtgtccaactcggggatcaactggtgagaaacgaggaagcgaataaactagtcacataaggctttgcaaAGTCGCTAACTTTagcgcaaaacatctcgcaccaattaataccaatTCCAAtaagttctgggaggaatgactgtcattttaatttgtttcacatcatttaagactggtttaacaaataaaaaaaaaaatccatgatgtggccagcactggcgaaatcacaaagtctcagatctgctgacgctgaACGGGTTAACaggaaacaaatacataaacattAAAGATCAATCAAATAACTTGCTGCTCATTTACTTCACTTGTTACGTTTCTTGACGTAGAGAGATCTGCTGAAACTTGTTTCTGACAACACTTCACATCCACACCACCCACTGACCGCATTTCTCGGAGCGGGTTATGCCACACGCACGACTGAAAAAAGGTATGATTTTTCTACAAGAAAAATTGGTATATTTGATctaaagcagtggttcccaGCCTTTTCCTGAGCACGTACTACTTAAAGAACCAATCCCGTACAGTCTCCGTGTACCTGTATCACTTCAtttaaacaataataacaataataataatgatgaataaataaataaataaataaattccagcaaatgaaaaaaaacacacaaatgaactaacaacaagCAACACGACTCATTTTCTGTATGGGATGTATCTGTTTCTTCTGCACCAACCGATCGATGCCAGATTCTCTTGTATAAGgcaataatcttttttttttctgagatatGAATTAATTTGAATGAACTAATAATCACATATGATCCTGACAGTAGTGGTATACCAACTTCACATACCACAAGTAGTACGTGTACCACAGGTTGCGAATCACTGAGCTAAAACTTCTATTTTTTAAGTGACTCATTTATTGGTTTATCTCTTCCATTAATAATGTCTtgctttgtttttaattaattgttGTTTCTTTCGAGTCGTTATTTGTTTGACTCTTAAGAGACTATTTCCTTGTATCAAAGTTAGTCAATGTTAAAAGAAATGATAGTTTAATGTACATAACCAAAATAACTTTTTTCACAAGACAAAGAATTGAATCAGATTATGTTATATGTTAGAGTAGCGAGTATATAAAtgcaaagaaacagaagagaatcTTGAATGACCTCTCCACCAGCGGGACCACACAGGTTCCTTCTCTGACAACACTCACCCTTATGTTTCACCTTTTGTTCTGCTCCACACAACAGGTTACATTTCTCACTGGGTTGTGTTTTGCCACTTTTTTAAGTCATTTGGTCAAGTTTGTGTTGAGTGTTTATGAGTGGCAATGCGGGACGACGAGCTGCGCCGCCGCGTGTGACGTAAACATGgtcactttgtttgcccttcgCTTTACAGGAGGCAAAGGAAGTGGTGCAGCAGGTCAGTGTTGCTGTAAACAATTGGGAGTCTCGGCCACGTCACTGCAAGGACTTACTGGACTCCGGGGACAGCGGAAGCGGCCTGCGCCAGATATACCCTTACCCTGGGCAACCCCTACACCGCGTCACCGTGTTTTGTGACCACACCGTCGACGGCGGGGGATGGACCGTCTTCCAGCGGCGCACCAGTGATGCCGTCCGCGAAGATTTCTACCGCACTTGGATCGAGTATCGGTTGGGCTTCGGCGACCTGGAGGGTGAATTCTGGCTGGGCCTTGACCTTCTGCACCAGCTGACCTCCACCACCCTGCAGCAGCTGCGAATTGACCTGCACGATTACGAGGGAGAACATCGGTGGGCTAAGTACGGATTCTTCCACGTGGGCGCTCCGGAGACCAAGTTCCGCCTCAGGGTTGGAAGGTGAGGCTgctccccccaccctctctctctctctctctctctctctctctctctctctctctaacaaaaaaaaaaaaaaaaaaagctcttgtACTAGGTCCCGTCTGAGCCTCCGCCTCTCTAAGGAATGTACTACATCTAAAGTCTTCAGTGTTCATTCGTAGGAAATTCTCATCCCTTGTATCCTTTTAGTCTTACTGTTTCTTAAGACCtattctttctctgttcttcgtccagtagatagataaatagatggaaggttggataaataaattaatatagatagatagataaacagggaGCTATAAATAGACTGAGGTAGATAAAATATTAATAAcctcttttcttgtgtgtgtgtgtgtgtgtgtgtgtgtgtgtgtgtgtgtgtgtgtgtgtgtaacagttaCAGCGGAGATGCCGGGGACAGCTTCGCAGCAAAACACAATGGCATGCGTTTCACTACCCATGATGCTGACAACGACAAAAACAGAAGAAACTGTGCCGAGACGTAAGTGTTGTCACGCCACACAACTCAACACTGAGACCTCACATCACAAAGATAAGTGCTGTCACATCCCACAACACAAAAcggacacaacacaacacaaccaaacacagcACAatgcagcacaacacaacaaagcacaacacagcagagcacaacaaagcaaaatacaacacaacacaaaacaagaaaacacagcacaacacagcacaagagCACAAAACATCACAGAACAAAACAGCACAAcatagcacagcacagcacagcacaacaaaGAAACAGCACAAagtaccacaacacaacacaacacagcaaaacacaacacaacgcaacaaaTTACAgcaaaatacaacacaacacaacacagcaaaacacaacacaacgcaataaataacagcaaaacacaacacaacacagcacaacacaatgtaatacagcacaacacaacactgcacaatacagcacaacacagcacaacgcaacacaacttAACACAACAGAatgcagcacagcacagcacaacacaatacagcacaatacagcacaacacagcacaacacaatacagcacaacacaacacaacacaacacagtaaaACACAGCAGAGCACAACAGAGCACAACATAATATAgtaaaacacaacacatcacgacacagcacaacacaacacaccacaatacAGCAAAATattgcacaacacaacacaacacaacacagctcaACATagcccaacacaacacaacacaacacaacacaacacagcacaacacaacacagcacaacacaacacaacacagcacaacatagcacaacacaacacaacacaacacaacacaacacagcacaacacaacacaacacaacacaacacaacacacaacacagcacaatacaacacaacacaacacaacacaacacaacacagcacaacatagcacaacacaacacaacacaacacaacacaacacagcaaaacacaaaaaaatacagcaaaacacagtaaaacgcagcacaacacaacatagcacaacacagtaaaacacaacacaaaacaacacaatacaatacagcaaaacacagcacaacacaatacaGCAAAATACAGCACAACATAGCACAACACAGCAGCACaatataacacaacacaacacaacacaacacagcacaacacaacacagcacagcacaacacagtacagcaaaacacaacacaacacaacacaacacagcacaacatagaacaactcaacacaacacagcacaacacaatacaactcgccaaaacacagcacaacacaacacagcacaacacaatacaacacaccaaaacacagcacaacacaacacaacacaacacagcacaacacaacacagcacaacactgaACAACATAACAcatcacagcacaacacaacacaacacgacacagcacagcacaacataacactgaacaacacaacacaacacaactcaacacagcacaacataacacagaacagaacaacacaacacagcacagcaaagcacaacacagcacaacacaatacctaacaacacaacacaccacaatacagaacaacgcaacacaacacaatacagaaaaaaacataacacaacacaacacaacacaacacaacacaacacaacaaaacagatTCGTCAGTCTGTGCCTCTCAGTTTTCCTATGACATTGATTAACGCGCATACATTTTGACATGTTAAAACAGATTTTACCTTCGTTTTTGTTGGAAATTATTCACTATTCAGATCcgcaccccaaaaaaaaatctaaggagaACATTCCTAGCACGGAAAcattacatatacacacattagTAGGTAATGTTGTGACGCAGGTGGCGTGGTAGCCTTGGTGGGGTTCACTCTTGGGGACACAACCAGGTAAACACCAGCAGGTAACTGTGCAACACTCACAAGTCCTCACGATGCTGTGCTCAGTGTTCCAATCATTGATAGCAAATGTCACGCACAGTACATAGGTGGAGGCACCTACACGTACACGTACACGTACTATGTAGTACAGTAATACCTCTGCCGCGGGCTGCGCGACTCCCCTCCCTCTTGCCGCGCGCGACCTCGCCATTTGGTGGGTCAAAGTAACGGCTCCTGCCAAACAGGGCATGTGAGTTACCAACCATACGTGACAATCTGCCATTTTGGAACACCTGCCACGGCTCTACGTACTACATCCAACATCGGGGCTTTGCTCTGCGCGGAGGCTGCGACCTTTACAGTTCAGAAGTAAATACGTAGTAGTCAAGTTGTGTCCCTTTATTGTGATCAGTGAAATAGTACACCACATTTGCAGTCTTCCTCAGCCACCATCAAACTTAAGTTCACTTTTCTCAATTCAACAAATGAGACTCAAGTGAAAGGCTAATGAAATAATACAAGTGTTAGAAATGGATCTGATAGATGGATCCCGAGAGAAACATTTCACAACTACATAGTGAGTGGGAGGAAGCGGCGACGGACGCAGTGGTGAGCGGAGGGAGCCGCGCTCAGTCTGCATGTCTTCCCTCAATCATGGCACATTGccttcacacaaaacaacactttTACCATGGCTTGCAGCAAATACAATGTGCATAGTTTATATGCATACTCAGTATGTATCCTCACACATTACATGACAGAAGTAAGTGTGCATGTGTACGTACGTACTATGTACAATATTCCTGCTAACTCTTTTGTCACGGTTTCTTTCTTTACAGGTACCGCGGTGGTTATTGGTATAATACTTGCTATGATTCTAACCTGAACGGCTACCAGTATGTTGGAGACAACATCCCTACCCACAAAGGCATCACCTGGAAACATTGGAGAGGTGATCAATACTCCCTGCAAGGAGTGACCATGAAGATCCGGCCTGTATTCTGAGACGCTCTTTTCGTTGCGGCACGGGAGAGCACAGCACGGTACGGCATGGCACGGAATGGTGGGAAGCTTACACACGTGCATACAACATTATACGCAGGacttctaccaccacaaccaccaccacctctccaatCGACCTGCATAGCTGGTACggatcgtgttttttttttatatatgttatgGTCTAtatatagcgcctgtaggcacacttgaagagtgtgtgggaagcgctgttcagcttccaactATTAGtgacacaggcaattttatctatagtggtacccatattaggggtcatatcaccacccaagctcatcttgggtgtaatcacctagaacctgggtattgtggtgacatgtagctaactttaaaccactccacaaatggcagagcttcaaagcggtatgtagTGGGATTTGAacttacgcgtggacgtctgcccgatcccacgctcaccactttataCACTACGACACTGCTTCTttagggtggcggtggtgtagtggataagatggtgagtgtgggagcgagcagacgtccacgcgtaggttcgaatcccaccacgtaccgccttaaACACTGCAaattgtcgagtggtttaaagtcagctacatgtcaccatgatacccaggttctaggtgattacacccaagatgagcttgggtggtgatatgacccctaatatgggtaccactagagataaaattgcctgtgccaataatgggtggaagctgaacagcgcttccctcACACTCTTCAGGTGTGCCTAAAGGCGCTTTAGGCCataacatataaaaaagaaaaataaataaataaaacgcaaAGGCTATTCTTCATTAACATTCCCTCAGAATGTTAATAAGAAATGTGTGACATTAACTCGTAAATAACTAGAGTAACGTTTCCATACCTCGGTTTATCTCCCTCATGTTTGCCCTGTCCCCCTGTAATATCCACACCAACCTCTAAGACTGAGTGAGTCTAAGTGATAAGACTGCCTCTTGCCTCATGTCTTGTTCACAATCCTGTACACGTAACTATATCTATTGTCAataaaagttctctctctctctctctctctctctctctctctctctctctctctctctctctctctcactgtgcagCAGTACATCATGCTTCTTGCTAACCAATGTcattaacaacaaaataagCCGATAATAAATTCCTCATTGCCTCGAGCAGTCCTTCATTACTCCAACAACTGACCAAGTGTTCCACTTCACACCAAGAGAGAAGCAAACACGCGACAAACGCAGGTGGAAAACGCTACCAAACACTGCTGACTGCTGTGTGTTGAGGGATGAGAAGCCACGCCCTCAACGGCCCGCCACAGCCACAAAACATACGCGAAaacctattactactatttctacaacaactgctacaacaacaactacaactacaactactactactactactgctactactactactactactactactactactaatttttaTCCAAGAGGAACactgccaaaggcaacaaaaaaaaaaaaaaaaaaggcccactggagcagcaagttccctaaaaggtcaAGTGAGTTGTCCAAAAGCCaggaacaaatgtctcgacactcttagaagtcaagtcgtaggaagatggaaatacagaagcagggagggagtttaccagtgaaaggtatgaatgactgagggtactggttaactcttgtattagagggttggacagaatagggatgagaggaagaagaaagccttgtgcagctgctgcttctactactactactactactactactactattacatgcCTAAAGTCCCTGTGATGATGCCTGGCTAGCACACACTACTCATCTAGGAAGGATAGACCGTGGCAACACCTCCAAGTCCCCGCCAAAACCTGCTCGCCGAGATGTTAACATGTATCAATtatcctcaggtgtgtgtgtgtgtgtgtgtgtgtgtgtgtgtgtgtgtgtgtgtgtgtgtgtgtgtgtgtggcgacaccaactgactgactgactgacggaatgaatgactgacagtGGCTTCCTGGTCGAGCCTGTGGTAGATGCCAGTCACTCTTGAACACGCTGGACTGGTTTAGGCTACAACAAGTTACATAACGAGACAAGAGTTGGTGTAACTTTGAGTGGGATTCACATTACACTTCTGAGAATATTCCGTGGCTAGGTCTTGGAGGTAGTACAGCC
This sequence is a window from Portunus trituberculatus isolate SZX2019 chromosome 34, ASM1759143v1, whole genome shotgun sequence. Protein-coding genes within it:
- the LOC123512867 gene encoding ryncolin-1-like, with translation MHFFVVLSMVVAMAQASSAPPPAEEYSCSGLKDDRSLLSSLLTVTGYSDSCVAAALDFCSTGQEDSHYVSLMEEAKEVVQQVSVAVNNWESRPRHCKDLLDSGDSGSGLRQIYPYPGQPLHRVTVFCDHTVDGGGWTVFQRRTSDAVREDFYRTWIEYRLGFGDLEGEFWLGLDLLHQLTSTTLQQLRIDLHDYEGEHRWAKYGFFHVGAPETKFRLRVGSYSGDAGDSFAAKHNGMRFTTHDADNDKNRRNCAETYRGGYWYNTCYDSNLNGYQYVGDNIPTHKGITWKHWRGDQYSLQGVTMKIRPVF